In Prevotella sp. oral taxon 475, one DNA window encodes the following:
- a CDS encoding sigma-70 family RNA polymerase sigma factor, producing MGVRDRERAFEKLFKENYSPLYYNALYIVHDSEVARDVVNDVFTRAWEDFSYSHNRYGASYLRQCVYNRCLDYLKHSKVESAYVKFFLDMSRHSIEWDSDKQEEYLELIDRMMERMPARTRFVMDQCFYEGHTYKEVAALLDISISGVKQHVMKGLRLLRESFSIEYANRKITKKNR from the coding sequence ATGGGAGTACGTGACCGGGAACGCGCATTTGAAAAATTATTCAAAGAAAATTATTCCCCTTTATATTATAATGCCCTTTATATAGTGCATGATTCAGAAGTGGCCCGAGATGTGGTAAACGATGTCTTTACTCGTGCGTGGGAAGATTTCTCCTACTCACATAATCGATATGGCGCTTCTTATCTGCGGCAGTGTGTCTATAATCGCTGCCTGGACTATTTGAAACATTCCAAGGTAGAGTCGGCCTATGTAAAGTTCTTCCTCGATATGAGCCGGCACAGCATAGAATGGGATTCGGATAAGCAAGAGGAATACCTGGAATTGATAGATCGAATGATGGAAAGAATGCCTGCACGTACACGTTTTGTAATGGATCAATGTTTTTATGAGGGACATACCTATAAGGAAGTTGCGGCCTTGCTCGATATTTCAATCAGTGGCGTGAAGCAGCATGTCATGAAAGGTTTGCGATTATTGCGTGAATCTTTTTCTATAGAATATGCAAACCGGAAGATAACCAAAAAGAATCGATAA
- a CDS encoding SusC/RagA family TonB-linked outer membrane protein, translated as MSYKLKKRQALSRFACRIVVALFAFWGNVAAVEAQSLTDKITVECRNESLANALKRVEKASGFKVLFTYDEVQGYTVSVQLKNKTVEKVLSLLLQNKPFRYSVNGKFINITQTSAQTGGASDGLSQSGLSGNQAGKGKVVIQGKVLSENMREPLPGVTVFIKGTSEGAQTNLEGFFRIETYTKRPVLQFTYAGMKAVTVAWRGEEMLHVTMADDVSLIDEVIVTGYQRIRKNEMIGSANTVQIEDLFYDGQKSIEQMLQGKLSGTSVLNTSGLVGATPKVRVRGTSTLLGNQEPVWVVDGIIQEDPLPFKTRDLDALGNINQDNFDMIKNFVGNSISWLSPNDIQTISVLKDAAATVMYGVKAANGVIVITTKQGKSGRISVNYSGGISVTPRIHYSRMNLMNSSERIDVSSEIYRRGLISEANRPLERIGYEGLLGQYLRKEITYQQFVDGVRQARSNNTDWFKELFRNSMSHHHGVSLSGGSGNMNYYASLNGSFTNGISKGNDSKNYSASVSIDTKISSKVSLGVRLNAASHETHGFFRVDPYYYARTINRAIPAYNEDGSLFYYAKTQDANRRMYNIINELNNTGNTNTTNTMALSANLRWMIAEGLRFEGLLGYNTSNVVGESYADERSFFITNLRGYEFGLYGPGDLEYKKSRLPHGGELNTTESRNKNYTLRATLSYNKILNDVHRLSFMAGGEMRSNKYDGYNTTVYGYFRQRGKSIMLPPRQIVDPLNSSNLIANELYDNFSNSVIDRKINTVGLFATGMYSYAERYILSASVRSDASNRFGQDERNRFLPVWSVGARWNIINEPWIKHLSWISDFNVRGSYGWQGNVVENCGPDLIAQLGRGREFIDIRTGRYILKIKSLPYDNLRWEKTKSINLGIDFGVLKNRIAFSAEYYSKHTSDMIVSKAVPYEYGVLFMPINGGSMTNRGFELTASVTPVRTKDWVWSFSLNTAKNFNEIRSTIAENQNWRAAAGGSVHKKGYPVGAFWAWNFTGLDSQGGYPLFKIPTKEEGANPFDATTYMAYAGTTEPDFSGGMSTVLRWKTLTLSTSFSIALGGKRFLTDLFDEDYLNNSTPSAYSNLSKDMVRRWQKPGDEAHTQIPTIPYRNIPLVNLPDGSTEYRHRMYNYSTARVVNASFLRCNNISLSYTVPAKVASKMMLKNLSVSGAISNPFIIVSKDYNGVDPEVATGSQPITPSYSLTLNFSL; from the coding sequence ATGAGTTATAAACTAAAAAAACGGCAAGCGTTGAGTAGATTTGCTTGCAGGATTGTTGTGGCGTTGTTTGCTTTTTGGGGAAACGTTGCTGCTGTTGAAGCACAATCGTTGACCGACAAAATTACGGTGGAATGTCGTAATGAATCATTGGCCAACGCGCTGAAAAGAGTTGAAAAAGCATCCGGATTCAAGGTCTTGTTCACGTATGATGAGGTGCAAGGTTATACGGTTAGCGTACAACTAAAAAACAAAACGGTAGAGAAAGTCCTTTCTCTCTTGCTGCAAAACAAGCCTTTCAGGTATTCCGTGAATGGTAAGTTTATCAATATCACGCAGACATCTGCCCAAACGGGCGGAGCCTCAGACGGCTTGTCGCAAAGTGGTTTGTCCGGAAATCAGGCGGGAAAAGGCAAGGTCGTGATTCAAGGTAAGGTCTTATCCGAAAATATGAGAGAGCCTTTGCCCGGAGTTACCGTCTTTATTAAAGGGACATCGGAAGGCGCGCAGACCAATCTGGAAGGCTTTTTTAGGATAGAAACCTATACGAAGCGTCCTGTTCTGCAATTTACTTATGCCGGCATGAAGGCTGTGACGGTGGCATGGCGCGGTGAGGAAATGCTCCATGTGACGATGGCCGACGACGTGTCGCTCATCGACGAGGTCATCGTTACCGGTTATCAGCGCATTAGAAAAAACGAAATGATCGGTTCGGCCAACACAGTACAGATAGAAGATCTTTTCTATGACGGACAAAAGAGTATCGAACAGATGTTGCAGGGAAAGCTGTCGGGTACGAGTGTGTTGAATACGAGCGGATTGGTAGGTGCCACTCCAAAGGTACGCGTGCGTGGAACGTCTACTCTGTTGGGTAATCAGGAACCGGTGTGGGTGGTCGATGGTATCATTCAAGAAGACCCGCTGCCATTTAAAACGCGCGACCTCGATGCTTTGGGCAATATCAATCAGGACAATTTCGATATGATTAAGAATTTCGTAGGTAATTCTATCTCGTGGTTAAGTCCGAATGATATTCAGACGATTTCTGTATTGAAAGATGCCGCAGCGACAGTGATGTATGGCGTGAAAGCGGCCAATGGTGTCATTGTTATTACAACCAAGCAAGGTAAGAGCGGACGTATTTCGGTGAATTACAGCGGTGGTATATCCGTCACTCCACGTATACACTACAGCCGGATGAATCTGATGAATTCCTCGGAACGTATCGATGTTTCAAGTGAAATTTATCGAAGAGGACTTATCAGTGAGGCCAATCGCCCCCTCGAACGAATCGGATATGAAGGACTTTTAGGGCAATATTTGCGTAAAGAGATTACCTATCAGCAATTTGTGGATGGGGTAAGACAGGCACGTTCCAACAATACAGATTGGTTTAAAGAGTTGTTTCGCAATTCGATGAGCCATCATCATGGTGTAAGTCTCAGTGGAGGATCGGGCAATATGAATTACTATGCATCACTTAATGGTTCGTTTACTAATGGTATATCCAAAGGTAATGATTCGAAAAATTATAGCGCTTCGGTGAGCATTGATACCAAAATCAGTAGTAAGGTGAGTTTGGGTGTGCGCTTGAATGCGGCTTCTCATGAGACCCATGGTTTCTTCCGCGTAGATCCTTACTACTATGCCCGAACGATAAATCGTGCTATTCCGGCATACAATGAAGATGGTTCCTTGTTTTATTATGCTAAAACACAGGATGCCAACCGCAGAATGTATAATATCATCAATGAACTTAATAATACCGGAAATACCAATACGACGAACACTATGGCACTCTCTGCCAACCTGAGATGGATGATCGCTGAAGGCTTACGCTTCGAAGGTCTGCTCGGATACAACACCTCCAACGTGGTTGGAGAGTCGTATGCCGATGAGCGGAGCTTTTTTATCACCAATCTGCGAGGCTATGAGTTCGGGCTTTATGGGCCTGGAGACCTGGAATATAAGAAGTCTCGTTTGCCGCATGGAGGCGAGTTGAACACAACGGAAAGCCGTAACAAGAACTATACTTTGCGTGCTACCTTATCTTATAATAAGATTTTAAACGATGTACATCGACTGAGTTTCATGGCCGGAGGTGAAATGCGCAGCAATAAATACGACGGATATAATACGACCGTTTATGGTTATTTTCGTCAGCGGGGTAAATCTATTATGTTGCCGCCACGTCAAATTGTAGACCCGTTGAATAGTTCCAATTTGATAGCCAATGAACTATACGATAACTTCTCTAACTCCGTTATCGACCGTAAAATCAATACTGTCGGCCTGTTTGCCACAGGAATGTACAGCTATGCCGAACGTTACATATTATCGGCCAGTGTCCGTTCGGACGCGTCCAACCGTTTTGGGCAGGACGAACGCAACCGTTTCCTGCCCGTATGGTCTGTCGGTGCCCGTTGGAACATCATCAATGAACCATGGATTAAGCATCTGTCGTGGATTAGTGATTTCAATGTGCGTGGCTCATACGGTTGGCAGGGCAATGTGGTAGAGAACTGTGGCCCTGACTTGATAGCGCAGTTAGGGCGTGGTCGTGAGTTTATTGATATCCGAACAGGACGTTATATCCTGAAGATAAAGTCATTACCTTATGACAATCTGCGCTGGGAAAAGACGAAAAGTATCAACCTCGGTATTGATTTCGGTGTATTGAAAAACCGTATTGCCTTCAGTGCGGAATATTATTCGAAGCATACTTCGGACATGATTGTTTCTAAAGCCGTGCCTTATGAGTATGGAGTTTTGTTCATGCCAATCAACGGTGGCAGCATGACCAACCGAGGTTTCGAGTTGACGGCAAGCGTAACGCCTGTGAGAACTAAGGATTGGGTGTGGAGTTTTTCGCTTAACACGGCAAAGAATTTCAACGAAATACGATCCACTATCGCCGAAAATCAGAATTGGAGAGCCGCAGCGGGAGGATCCGTTCATAAGAAAGGTTATCCGGTAGGAGCCTTTTGGGCATGGAATTTTACGGGACTTGACTCGCAAGGAGGGTATCCTTTGTTTAAGATTCCAACCAAAGAGGAAGGTGCTAATCCGTTCGACGCTACAACCTATATGGCCTATGCCGGAACAACGGAGCCTGATTTCTCGGGTGGTATGTCGACCGTGTTGCGTTGGAAGACATTGACTTTGTCTACATCTTTCAGTATTGCGCTCGGTGGAAAGCGCTTCCTTACAGATTTGTTTGACGAAGATTATTTGAATAACAGCACACCTTCGGCCTATTCCAATTTGTCTAAAGACATGGTGCGGCGTTGGCAGAAGCCCGGTGATGAGGCGCATACCCAGATTCCTACCATCCCTTATCGAAACATACCGCTGGTGAATTTGCCTGATGGATCAACGGAGTATCGTCACCGAATGTACAATTATTCTACGGCACGGGTGGTAAATGCCTCTTTCTTACGGTGTAATAACATCTCTTTGTCCTATACAGTACCCGCGAAAGTCGCAAGCAAGATGATGTTGAAAAACCTCTCTGTCAGCGGTGCTATTAGTAATCCGTTTATCATAGTAAGCAAAGATTATAACGGCGTAGACCCCGAAGTAGCTACCGGCTCTCAGCCGATTACGCCGAGTTATAGTCTTACTTTGAATTTTAGTTTGTAA
- the mobV gene encoding MobV family relaxase: MGYCVLHLEKAKGADSGMSAHIERTIVPKNTDPTRTHLNRELIMFPDGVCNRTLAIRHRLDTAGLKRKIGKNQVQAIRIVLSGTHEDMARVEGEGKLDEWCADNVKWLRETYGADNLVSAVLHMDEETPHIHATIVPIVQGERRKQKKEENVKRKYKVKAPAPRLCADEVMSRANLIRYQDSYGDHMAKYGLKRGIRGSVAKHLSTHEYYRNLIIQGEDIQANIANLLAREAEARRIIAEAEKAKQELARIKAETKTVELKNSAARTATAALNGIGSLLGSNKMSRLESENRQLHGEVAELKENIGQMRMDMQNMKDSHTAERLRASEQHQREIGNLRRIVDKAKEWFPMLAEFLKIERLCRSVGLSEKYTDELLQGKVLVVTGKLRSEEYRRSFAAEKVRLQVGRTEKEGKTILDLLVDRVPIAAWFKGQWEKIRQTSILSSKENRSKGVRL, encoded by the coding sequence ATGGGATATTGTGTATTGCATTTGGAAAAGGCAAAGGGAGCTGACAGCGGAATGTCGGCACATATCGAGCGCACCATTGTGCCAAAGAACACAGACCCAACGAGGACGCATCTAAACCGTGAGTTAATAATGTTTCCCGACGGCGTGTGCAACCGCACGTTAGCCATACGCCACCGCCTTGACACGGCGGGACTGAAACGTAAGATTGGAAAGAACCAAGTGCAGGCAATACGAATTGTATTGAGCGGCACACACGAGGACATGGCACGCGTGGAGGGTGAGGGCAAACTCGATGAGTGGTGTGCGGACAATGTAAAATGGTTGAGGGAAACCTATGGAGCAGATAATCTTGTTTCAGCAGTCTTGCACATGGACGAGGAAACACCGCATATCCATGCCACTATCGTGCCGATAGTACAGGGAGAACGTAGGAAGCAGAAAAAGGAAGAAAATGTGAAGCGCAAGTACAAGGTAAAAGCACCTGCCCCACGCCTGTGTGCAGATGAAGTGATGAGCCGTGCCAATCTTATACGCTATCAGGATAGCTATGGCGATCACATGGCAAAGTACGGGCTAAAAAGAGGCATCAGAGGCTCGGTTGCCAAGCACCTCTCCACGCATGAATATTATCGCAACCTTATCATACAGGGTGAGGACATACAGGCGAACATCGCTAACTTGTTGGCAAGGGAGGCAGAAGCACGGCGCATCATAGCAGAGGCAGAGAAAGCTAAGCAGGAACTCGCACGCATCAAGGCAGAGACAAAGACGGTGGAACTGAAGAACTCCGCTGCCAGGACTGCCACCGCAGCACTCAACGGAATTGGTTCTCTTTTGGGAAGCAACAAGATGAGCAGGCTCGAAAGCGAGAACAGGCAGTTGCACGGTGAGGTGGCGGAACTGAAAGAGAACATTGGACAGATGCGCATGGATATGCAGAATATGAAAGACAGCCACACCGCAGAGCGATTGCGAGCATCGGAGCAGCATCAGCGAGAAATCGGCAATCTCAGGCGCATCGTCGACAAGGCGAAGGAGTGGTTTCCCATGCTTGCCGAGTTTCTCAAGATAGAAAGGCTTTGCCGTTCGGTTGGATTGTCCGAGAAATACACGGACGAACTCTTGCAAGGCAAAGTTCTCGTTGTTACGGGAAAACTGCGGTCGGAGGAATACAGGCGTTCGTTCGCCGCTGAGAAGGTTCGTTTGCAGGTGGGTAGGACGGAGAAGGAAGGCAAGACCATACTCGACCTGCTTGTGGATAGAGTGCCGATTGCCGCATGGTTCAAGGGGCAGTGGGAGAAAATCAGACAGACGTCCATCCTTTCCTCAAAAGAAAACAGGAGCAAGGGAGTCAGGCTGTAA
- a CDS encoding primase-helicase family protein → MDKKNNDGLLEDMPEKRKKDGAFVRVGTTLYKLADMPLIGGGFVRKRIVWNNETLRQDYGRDYLATVPKYDGFCTVPDHVNYQPVVGSFLNLYEPTGHQPKQGVFPHIKALARHIFGGQYELGMDYLQLLYLHPIEKLPILLLVSEERNTGKSTFLNFLKALFGGNVTFNTNEDFRSQFNSDWAGKLLILVDEVLLDRREDSERLKNLSTTLSYKVEAKGKDRDEISFFAKFVLCSNNERLPVIIDTGETRYWVRKVGRIEKDDTDFLQRVKEEIPAFLYFLQHRTLSTKKESRMWFSPELIHTQALIRIIRSNRNRTEVEMAETCLEVMDCMKADAFSFCINDMLLLLNCAGCRTDRTQVRRIVQDIWKLTPAENTLTYTTCQPSYDNMRPYTEIRRTGRFYTIGRKQLEEMQG, encoded by the coding sequence ATGGATAAGAAAAACAATGACGGGCTGCTGGAAGATATGCCCGAAAAAAGAAAAAAGGACGGGGCTTTCGTCCGTGTGGGCACAACGCTCTACAAACTTGCAGACATGCCTCTCATCGGAGGTGGTTTTGTAAGGAAGCGCATCGTATGGAACAACGAGACGCTCCGTCAGGACTACGGCAGGGACTATCTGGCGACCGTCCCGAAGTATGACGGTTTCTGTACCGTCCCCGACCATGTGAACTATCAGCCCGTAGTAGGCAGTTTCCTCAACCTCTACGAGCCGACGGGACATCAGCCGAAGCAAGGCGTGTTCCCCCATATCAAGGCATTGGCAAGGCACATCTTCGGAGGACAGTACGAACTTGGCATGGACTACCTGCAACTGCTCTACCTGCATCCCATAGAGAAACTGCCCATCCTGCTGCTCGTATCAGAGGAACGCAACACGGGCAAGAGCACGTTCCTCAACTTCCTCAAAGCCCTCTTCGGGGGCAATGTAACCTTCAACACCAACGAGGACTTCCGAAGTCAGTTCAACTCGGACTGGGCAGGGAAACTGCTCATCCTCGTGGACGAGGTGCTTCTCGACCGCAGGGAGGACAGCGAGCGGCTCAAGAACCTCAGCACCACCCTTTCCTACAAGGTGGAGGCGAAGGGCAAGGACAGGGACGAGATTTCATTCTTCGCCAAGTTCGTACTATGCTCCAACAACGAACGTCTGCCCGTCATAATCGACACAGGAGAGACACGCTATTGGGTGAGGAAGGTGGGGAGGATAGAAAAGGATGACACGGACTTCCTGCAAAGGGTAAAGGAGGAAATACCCGCCTTCCTCTATTTTCTCCAGCACCGCACGCTCTCCACGAAAAAAGAGAGCCGCATGTGGTTCAGTCCCGAACTCATCCACACGCAAGCCCTGATCAGGATTATACGGAGCAACCGCAACAGGACGGAAGTGGAGATGGCGGAAACCTGCCTTGAAGTCATGGACTGCATGAAAGCGGACGCTTTCTCCTTCTGCATCAACGACATGCTCCTTCTGCTGAACTGCGCAGGCTGCAGGACGGACAGGACGCAGGTAAGGCGTATCGTGCAGGATATATGGAAACTCACTCCTGCCGAAAACACGCTCACCTATACGACCTGCCAGCCGAGCTATGACAACATGCGCCCATATACGGAGATTAGGCGCACGGGGCGTTTCTACACCATCGGCAGGAAGCAGTTGGAGGAAATGCAGGGATAG
- a CDS encoding RagB/SusD family nutrient uptake outer membrane protein, whose translation MKNIIFLGALSIALLLTACSDFLTESSQDEVRPSTTTDLEELLLGEGYASRTPIFPYLELLTDNVESNYSDATGQETMLLGGGPVFTWAEDMFEQLQKNNVPWYNSWQNLYHWINGCNVVIDQLPLVTGSEQAKERIKAEALSLRSFYYFMLVNAYAPPYNTENTEANAAPGVPLVLKSTVKDEFPKRSSVAEVYEQIIKDLLEARNLFAKNGPITHNVYTVSPLFVDMLLARVYLYEGKWDEVIKYSSSVIERKPTLLKLRQFYSYDDWQGIVMYDISKGGVYNSGSPELIWGYSVNGEYSAYFMGVNFYIDPGKLPAFTVSKELENKYASNDIRREAYYNAYLVMNGFFPEKHLLVGRKSDNVIQNPTKGMRVAEAYLNRAEVYARKYLLTKDEEMRRLALNDLNTLREARFTDPYVKLDIMDGEELLKACLDERRLEFSFEDHRWFDLRRLGMPALQHTFSIVKGQVQTVRLEKNSSKYVLPIPREVRERNPELDK comes from the coding sequence ATGAAAAATATCATATTCTTAGGTGCGTTATCGATAGCCTTGTTATTGACGGCTTGTAGCGATTTTCTTACGGAAAGCAGTCAAGACGAGGTAAGACCAAGTACTACAACCGATTTGGAAGAACTGCTGTTGGGTGAGGGTTATGCTTCTCGTACGCCCATCTTTCCTTATCTTGAGTTGTTGACAGATAATGTAGAAAGCAATTACTCCGACGCCACAGGTCAGGAAACGATGCTTCTTGGTGGTGGACCGGTTTTTACTTGGGCTGAAGACATGTTTGAACAGCTGCAGAAAAACAATGTGCCATGGTATAATTCATGGCAGAATCTCTATCATTGGATCAATGGATGTAATGTTGTCATTGATCAGTTACCTTTGGTCACGGGTTCCGAACAGGCAAAAGAACGTATCAAGGCCGAGGCTTTGAGTCTGCGCTCTTTCTACTATTTCATGCTTGTCAACGCATACGCGCCACCTTACAACACGGAGAATACAGAGGCCAACGCGGCTCCCGGCGTGCCACTTGTTCTGAAGTCTACGGTGAAAGATGAGTTCCCGAAGCGCAGTAGCGTGGCTGAAGTGTACGAACAAATCATAAAAGATCTTCTTGAAGCACGTAACCTCTTTGCCAAGAATGGCCCGATAACTCATAACGTGTACACCGTATCGCCGTTGTTTGTCGACATGTTGTTGGCTCGGGTATATCTTTATGAGGGCAAATGGGACGAGGTTATCAAATACAGTTCTTCCGTTATAGAACGTAAGCCCACGCTTTTGAAGCTTCGTCAATTCTATTCGTATGACGATTGGCAGGGCATCGTAATGTATGATATATCAAAAGGAGGAGTGTATAACAGCGGTAGTCCGGAATTGATCTGGGGCTATTCGGTCAACGGCGAGTATTCGGCATATTTCATGGGAGTAAACTTTTATATCGATCCGGGTAAGCTACCGGCCTTCACCGTGAGCAAGGAACTGGAAAACAAGTATGCTTCCAACGACATTCGGCGTGAGGCTTACTACAATGCTTACCTTGTTATGAATGGTTTTTTCCCTGAAAAGCATCTGTTGGTAGGCCGTAAAAGTGATAATGTTATCCAGAATCCTACCAAAGGAATGCGTGTGGCGGAAGCTTATCTGAACAGAGCTGAGGTTTATGCTCGTAAGTATCTGCTTACCAAAGATGAAGAAATGCGTAGGTTGGCGTTGAACGATCTCAATACATTGCGTGAGGCACGCTTCACAGATCCGTATGTAAAGCTGGATATAATGGATGGAGAGGAACTGTTGAAAGCCTGCTTGGATGAACGAAGACTTGAGTTCAGTTTTGAAGATCATCGCTGGTTTGACTTGCGGCGATTGGGAATGCCCGCGCTCCAGCATACTTTCTCGATTG
- a CDS encoding FecR family protein — translation MDIDNLHQNTDATEEHEVVNRIDNWDELTGDEIGALLSDKASQDAYRLLWSYRCARLREKSPAPDTAKAWKHFCATELAPRRLRSSYRRRLLYVAAAAAAVVAMVWGIHSYLDGRPATDHLMAFVAEDRPQKILLGKADEQMKDIELAYHDEGVVIDDERADFSHTSTRAEGVRMLSTPRGKAYKLILSDGTSVTLNAESKLIFPARFSGDVRRVKLKGEAYFKVKKDARHPFIVETDRILTRVLGTEFNLKAYPGSDNHVTLVSGSVAISNKTSRQKVVLKPGEDATLSDDEGFNVTCVDTEYYIQWKDGYFYFDNLPLIDILKEIGRWYNVSIEICDNSLMSYRLHFIADRNADISQVVKNLNAFSYIEAELKDNKIVLSKKREKN, via the coding sequence ATGGATATTGATAATTTACATCAGAACACGGACGCTACTGAAGAGCACGAGGTGGTGAATCGGATAGATAACTGGGACGAGTTGACGGGTGACGAAATAGGCGCGTTGCTGTCTGACAAAGCTTCGCAGGATGCGTATCGTTTGTTGTGGAGCTATCGTTGTGCAAGACTTAGAGAGAAAAGTCCAGCTCCTGACACAGCGAAAGCTTGGAAACATTTTTGCGCTACCGAGCTTGCGCCCCGCCGTTTACGGAGTTCTTATCGCCGCAGATTGTTGTATGTTGCCGCCGCGGCGGCTGCCGTTGTCGCAATGGTATGGGGCATTCATTCCTATTTAGATGGTCGGCCGGCTACCGATCATCTGATGGCTTTCGTGGCCGAAGACCGCCCGCAGAAGATTTTGTTGGGCAAAGCCGACGAACAGATGAAGGATATTGAACTCGCCTATCACGACGAAGGGGTGGTGATTGATGACGAACGGGCCGATTTTTCACATACCTCGACGCGTGCGGAGGGGGTGCGAATGTTGTCTACACCTCGTGGGAAAGCATATAAACTGATTCTTTCCGACGGCACAAGTGTTACGCTCAATGCGGAGAGTAAGTTGATATTTCCGGCTCGTTTCTCGGGCGATGTAAGGCGAGTAAAACTGAAAGGGGAAGCTTATTTTAAAGTGAAGAAAGACGCCCGGCATCCTTTTATCGTAGAAACCGATAGGATTCTGACCCGTGTATTGGGCACAGAGTTCAATCTGAAAGCTTATCCCGGCTCGGACAATCATGTGACTTTGGTGTCGGGTTCGGTGGCGATAAGCAATAAAACGAGCCGTCAAAAAGTCGTATTAAAGCCCGGCGAAGACGCGACATTAAGCGATGACGAAGGATTTAACGTGACCTGTGTCGATACGGAGTATTACATTCAGTGGAAAGACGGTTATTTTTATTTTGACAATCTGCCACTGATTGACATCCTGAAGGAAATCGGCAGATGGTATAATGTGAGCATTGAGATCTGCGATAACTCCTTGATGAGCTATCGTCTTCACTTCATTGCCGACCGCAATGCCGATATATCGCAGGTTGTGAAAAACCTGAACGCGTTCAGCTATATCGAAGCCGAGTTGAAAGATAACAAAATCGTTCTTTCTAAAAAAAGAGAGAAAAACTAA
- a CDS encoding site-specific integrase, with protein sequence MARSTFKVLFYVNGSKEKNGIVPIMGRVTINGTVAQFSCKRTIPKELWDVKGNRAKGKSKEAIATNLSLDNIKAQIIKHYQRLSDREAFVTAEMVRNAYQGLGSEYDTLLKSFDRDCASLLKRVGKDRSMGTYKVMLRARNNTEKFIRYKYNRSDMSMLELTPDFIRDFAVYLSTVKGNRNATIWLNCMWLKGVVMRAHFNGKIPRNPFAQFHVSPNTKEREFLTEDELKTLMSHEFADSHSAFVRDLFVFASFTALSFVDLKELTTDEIVEVNGEKWIVAKRHKTHIPFQVKLLDVPLQIIDRYRPFQKDNSIFGDINYWTVCKRLKKVMSECGITKDISFHCARHGFATLALSKGMPIESVSRVLGHTNIVTTQLYAKITTEKLDTDLSMLGSKLNASFGNIKMA encoded by the coding sequence ATGGCAAGAAGCACATTCAAGGTGCTGTTCTATGTGAACGGCAGCAAGGAGAAAAACGGTATCGTCCCCATCATGGGACGTGTTACAATCAACGGCACGGTGGCACAGTTCAGCTGCAAGCGCACCATTCCGAAGGAACTTTGGGACGTGAAGGGCAACAGGGCTAAAGGCAAGAGCAAGGAAGCCATCGCCACCAATCTCTCGCTCGACAACATCAAGGCGCAAATCATCAAGCACTACCAACGGCTTTCCGACCGTGAGGCGTTCGTCACGGCAGAGATGGTGCGCAATGCCTATCAGGGGCTGGGCAGCGAGTACGACACCCTGCTCAAATCCTTTGACAGGGACTGCGCCTCCCTGCTCAAGCGTGTAGGCAAGGACAGGAGCATGGGAACATACAAGGTGATGCTCAGGGCAAGGAACAACACGGAAAAGTTTATCCGCTACAAGTACAACCGCAGCGATATGTCGATGCTCGAACTCACCCCCGACTTCATCAGGGACTTCGCCGTGTACCTCAGCACGGTGAAAGGAAACAGGAACGCCACTATCTGGCTGAACTGCATGTGGCTCAAGGGCGTGGTGATGCGTGCGCACTTCAACGGCAAGATACCCAGAAATCCGTTTGCTCAGTTCCATGTCAGTCCGAACACGAAGGAGCGTGAGTTCCTTACGGAGGACGAGCTGAAGACGCTGATGTCGCACGAGTTTGCCGACAGCCACTCCGCCTTCGTGCGTGACTTGTTCGTCTTCGCCTCCTTCACCGCCCTTTCGTTCGTGGACTTGAAGGAACTCACCACCGATGAGATAGTGGAGGTGAACGGCGAGAAGTGGATAGTTGCGAAAAGACACAAGACGCATATTCCGTTCCAAGTGAAACTGCTTGATGTCCCCCTGCAAATCATTGACAGATACAGACCGTTCCAGAAGGACAACTCTATATTCGGGGACATCAACTACTGGACGGTCTGCAAGAGGCTCAAGAAGGTCATGAGCGAGTGCGGCATCACAAAGGACATTTCCTTCCACTGCGCAAGGCACGGCTTTGCGACATTGGCACTCAGCAAGGGCATGCCCATCGAGAGCGTGAGCCGCGTACTCGGACACACGAACATCGTAACCACGCAACTCTATGCGAAAATAACCACCGAGAAACTCGACACCGACCTCTCCATGCTCGGCAGCAAGCTCAACGCATCATTCGGCAATATCAAAATGGCATGA